One region of Alosa alosa isolate M-15738 ecotype Scorff River chromosome 1, AALO_Geno_1.1, whole genome shotgun sequence genomic DNA includes:
- the mos gene encoding proto-oncogene serine/threonine-protein kinase mos, whose product MPSPIPVTRLLPKDFRPSVELGACSSPLIKYAGGSTLAVPAHTFRSKVASRLWSSVIHWNELHCLEPLGTGGFGSVYKGMYFGETVAVKKVKRYSKNKLASRQSFWAELNAAHLRHKNLVRVIAATTSIPADPENADNIGTIIMELAGTRNLQHVIYGSAEPLVESRCMTYSTDIARGLEYLHAHNVVHLDVKPANIIVSDADVCKLADFGCSLKLECSGELSPLTNYMGGTYTHRAPELLKGEEVTLKADVYAFGITLWQLLAREMPYQGDRQCILYAVVAYELRPPVNGERFRDSRFGRMCKALLVRCWSANLNQRPTAERLVRELNMMSG is encoded by the coding sequence ATGCCATCTCCAATCCCAGTTACACGGTTACTGCCTAAAGACTTTCGGCCATCGGTGGAGCTAGGAGCATGCAGCAGCCCACTGATCAAGTATGCCGGTGGATCCACGTTAGCAGTCCCAGCACACACATTCCGCAGTAAAGTTGCCAGCAGACTATGGTCGTCTGTAATTCACTGGAACGAACTGCACTGTTTAGAGCCACTCGGGACTGGTGGGTTTGGCTCAGTTTACAAAGGTATGTACTTTGGGGAAACCGTCGCCGTGAAAAAGGTGAAGAGATATTCTAAGAACAAACTGGCATCCAGGCAGAGTTTTTGGGCGGAACTGAATGCCGCACACCTGCGCCACAAAAACCTTGTCCGAGTCATTGCAGCCACTACATCCATTCCAGCTGATCCGGAGAACGCTGATAACATTGGCACCATAATAATGGAACTAGCTGGAACCAGGAATCTGCAACATGTTATCTACGGGAGTGCAGAGCCACTAGTAGAGAGCAGGTGCATGACCTATTCAACCGACATAGCTCGAGGTCTTGAATACTTGCATGCGCACAATGTGGTACACCTTGACGTGAAGCCTGCCAACATAATTGTCTCCGATGCCGACGTGTGCAAACTCGCTGACTTCGGTTGCTCACTGAAGCTTGAGTGCTCTGGAGAACTAAGTCCTCTCACAAACTACATGGGTGGTACCTACACTCACCGGGCGCCTGAACTGTTGAAAGGTGAAGAGGTCACCTTGAAGGCTGATGTTTACGCCTTCGGTATCACGCTGTGGCAGCTCCTCGCCAGGGAAATGCCCTATCAAGGTGATCGCCAGTGCATCCTTTACGCTGTTGTGGCTTATGAATTACGGCCACCAGTTAATGGGGAAAGATTTAGGGACTCTCGATTTGGACGGATGTGTAAAGCTCTCCTGGTCAGGTGCTGGAGTGCTAATCTAAACCAAAGACCAACTGCTGAACGACTTGTTAGAGAGCTAAATATGATGTCAGGCTGA